From Ornithorhynchus anatinus isolate Pmale09 chromosome X3, mOrnAna1.pri.v4, whole genome shotgun sequence, the proteins below share one genomic window:
- the LOC103171400 gene encoding butyrophilin subfamily 1 member A1-like, translating to MAVSPSSLPKWALPLLILFQMPSWGSAKFTVEGPDEPVVAMFGAEVELPCHLDPQMNAEHMEVRWYRDDVSNVVHHYREGKDLDEEQILDYAGRTELLKEGLTDGRVTLRLHNVLFLDDGDYVCHVQDGEFYEQAIIHLSVAALGSQLQIRMAGQEGDGIRLVCSSSGWFPEPRLRWTDHRGQERPTLAESKSRDRSGLFRTEGSLLVTDRSTSAVSCSVWNPVLDQGKVTEVSVAESFFPRVSPVLVALAVILSLLGLLLIGSAYVIWAQRREKNKLISEHRVQTDNLKGECDYLKERLALYGISY from the exons ATGGCTGTCTCACCATCTTCTCTGCCAAAAtgggcccttcccctcctcatcctcttccagaTGCCCTCTTGGGGCTCAG CAAAGTTCACTGTGGAAGGACCAGATGAGCCTGTGGTTGCTATGTTCGGGGCGGAAGTTGAGTTACCCTGTCACCTGGACCCTCAGATGAATGCTGAGCACATGGAAGTGAGATGGTACCGGGATGATGTCTCCAACGTGGTTCATCACTATCGTGAGGGGAAGGATCTGGATGAGGAACAAATTCTGGACTACGCAGGGAGAACAGAGCTACTGAAAGAAGGCCTCACTGATGGAAGAGTGACTTTGAGACTTCATAATGTCTTGTTCCTGGATGACGGGGATTATGTTTGTCACGTTCAAGACGGTGAATTCTACGAACAAGCTATAATTCACCTAAGTGTAGCAG CCCTGGGCTCTCAACTTCAGATCCGCATGGCCGGGCAGGAAGGCGACGGGATCCGGCTCGTGTGCAGCTCCTCTGGTTGGTTCCCCGAGCCCCGACTGCGGTGGACGGACCACCGAGGTCAGGAGCGCCCCACATTGGCGGAGTCAAAGTCTCGGGACAGATCCGGCCTGTTCCGAACAGAAGGGTCTCTGCTGGTCACAGACAGATCCACATCCGCCGTCTCCTGCTCTGTCTGGAATCCCGTCCTTGACCAGGGGAAGGTGACAGAGGTTTCCGTAGCAG AGTCCTTTTTCCCAAGGGTTTCTCCGGTGCTGGTGGCTCTGGCTGTGATCCTTTCTCTTCTGGGCCTTCTTCTCATTGGAAGTGCCTACGTCATCTGGGCCCAACGCCGGGAAAAAA aTAAACTCATTTCAGAACACAGGGTACAAACAG ATAACCTAAAAGGAGAGTGCG ATTACCTAAAAGAACGGCTCG CTTTGTATGGCATATCGTACTGA
- the LOC114807656 gene encoding olfactory receptor 2T4-like, translated as MERDNETTVTDFILLGLFPEFRHPNFIISFILLVYAAAFTGNAVLILLIWADIRLHTPMYFLLSQLSLVGLAFISTTVPKMAADFFSGKQNISVIACGTQIFFYFTLGGAECLLLTFMSYDRYVAVCHPLRYPVLVNPRVCVQMAVGSWAGGALSSLVQTVYTMNLPFCGSREIHHFFCEVPAVLRLSCEDTSAYEMSVFVTCVVFLLIPFSLIVASYALIFLSVLRMDSREGRKKALATCSSHLTVVTLYFGPNIFIYMTPGSSHSPEQDQAMSVFCTILTPLLNPLIYSLRNKEVGGALRKVLGQHPVSK; from the coding sequence ATGGAGAGAGACAATGAGACGACAGTCACAGATTTCATCCTCCTGGGACTCTTCCCTGAGTTTAGACATCCCAACTTCATCATCTCCTTCATCCTCCTGGTCTACGCCGCTGCATTCACGGGAAACGCCGTCCTGATCCTCCTGATCTGGGCAGACATCCggctccacacccccatgtacttcctGCTCAGCCAGCTCTCCCTCGTCGGCCTGGCCTTCATCTCCACCACCGTCCCCAAAATGGCGGCCGACTTCTTCTCTGGGAAGCAGAACATCTCAGTCATCGCGTGTGGAACCCAGATTTTCTTCTACTTCACCCTGGGGGGCGCCGAATGCCTCCTCCTGACCTTCATGTCCTACGACCGTTACGTGGCCGTCTGCCACCCGCTGCGTTACCCGGTCCTCGTGAACCCCAGAGTCTGCGTGCAGATGGCGGTTGGATCTTGGGCTGGGGGCGCCTTAAGCTCCCTAGTTCAAACTGTCTACACCATGAATCTTCCCTTCTGCGGCTCCAGGGAGATCCACCATTTCTTCTGTGAAGTTCCAGCCGTCCTGAGGCTCTCCTGCGAGGACACCTCGGCCTACGAGATGTCAGTGTTTGTGACGTGCGTTGTGTTCCtgctcatccccttctccctcatcgTGGCATCCTAcgccctcatcttcctctccgTCCTGCGCATGGACTCCCGGGAGGGACGGAAGAAAGCCCTGGCCACCTGCTCCTCACACCTCACCGTAGTCACCCTCTACTTCGGTCCAAACATCTTCATCTACATGACGCCGGGCTCCTCCCACAGCCCCGAGCAGGACCAGGCCATGTCTGTTTTCTGCACCATCCTCACCCCGCTGctgaaccccctcatctacagcctgaggaacaaggAGGTTGGGGGAGCCCTCAGGAAGGTACTGGGGCAGCATCCAGTCTCCAAATAG
- the LOC103171401 gene encoding butyrophilin-like protein 9, giving the protein MVTGPTQAVIAPVGGEVTLACHLTPKMDARTMFVTWHRIDTGIVVHRYLGNQGQEEVEGPGYERRTQFRKEDIINGNVSLKILRVRPSDEGTYKCSFQSLSSVDEAQFSIRVAGTGSAPYIHIKEDETQGIQLVCSSSGWYPEPRVLWRDPGGHSLPPASKKTSQEGDGLFAVETSIVLTANSKEYVACFIQHLLFDLKMETRISVADALFPRANPWKVAVLVIGGLLAITLPLAIYVIRTRRR; this is encoded by the exons ATGGTTACCGGACCCACCCAGGCGGTCATCGCCCCGGTTGGGGGGGAAGTCACCCTCGCCTGCCATCTCACCCCCAAGATGGATGCCAGAACCATGTTTGTGACGTGGCATCGGATCGATACGGGAATTGTGGTGCATCGGTACCTCGGGAACCAAGGTCAGGAAGAGGTCGAGGGGCCAGGCTACGAGAGAAGGACGCAATTCCGGAAAGAGGACATCATCAATGGGAACGTCTCTTTGAAGATCCTCAGGGTCCGTCCCTCCGACGAGGGAACCTATAAGTGTTCCTTTCAGTCTCTTTCCTCCGTCGACGAAGCTCAGTTCAGCATACGAGTGGCAG gcACAGGTTCGGCCCCTTACATCCACATCAAAGAGGATGAGACTCAGGGAATCCAGCTGGTTTGCAGCTCCTCAGGGTGGTACCCGGAGCCCCGGGTATTATGGAGGGACCCTGGCGGGCACAGCTTGCCACCTGCCTCGAAGAAGACAAGTCAGGAAGGAGACGGCCTGTTCGCTGTGGAGACCTCCATTGTGCTCACGGCCAATTCGAAGGAGTACGTGGCCTGCTTCATTCAGCACCTCCTCTTCGACCTGAAGATGGAAACGAGGATTTCTGTGGCAG ACGCCCTCTTCCCCAGGGCCAATCCCTGGAAGGTTGCTGTGCTGGTGATTGGAGGCCTTTTGGCCATCACCCTCCCGTTGGCCATCTATGTTATCAGGACACGCCGCAGATAA